In Calonectris borealis chromosome 8, bCalBor7.hap1.2, whole genome shotgun sequence, a single genomic region encodes these proteins:
- the ZBTB41 gene encoding zinc finger and BTB domain-containing protein 41, producing MKKRRRLAANLNEKVHLGHEKDTAEQILVVDCAQEIVSKSAEIAPADQLESSQELSPSSEQRKLLSSLQYNKNLLKYLNDDRQKHPSFCDLLIIVEGKEFSAHKVVVAVGSSYFHACLSKNPSTDVVTLDHVTHSVFQHLLEFLYTSEFFVYKNEIPLVLEAAKFLDIIDAVKLLNNESVSNVQTDVVTDAPTPVETLNELTGKLLNSHQCTFCGRNFCYKKSLENHLAKAHRSLSLERKHGLKMVEKADFSTRRSARNRKCPAKFDNSDNESGDASDSNLEKVSSDKETSDRSEFEDSESECNADEEGQEEEMSGEDSESEEQSEKEQNDTEEGSEAVDSVGSIPEGLAPVIIQSSSKKLLQCPKCDKKFDRIGKYESHTRVHTGEKPFECDICHQRYSTKSNLTVHKKKHSSDTDFHKKEHKCPYCNKLHASKKTLAKHVKRFHPENVQEFLSIKKTKSEGWKCDICKKSFTRRPHLEEHMILHSQDKPFKCTYCEEHFKSRFARLKHQEKFHLGPFPCDICGRQFNDTGNLKRHIECTHGGKRKWTCFICGKSVRERTTLKEHLRIHSGEKPHLCSICGQSFRHGSSYRLHLRVHHDDKRYECEECGKTFIRHDHLTKHKKIHSGEKAHQCEECGKCFGRRDHLTVHYKSVHLGEKVWQKYKATFHQCEVCKKVFKGKSSLEMHFRTHSGEKPYKCQICNQSFRIKKTLTKHMVIHSDARPFNCQHCNATFKRKDKLKYHIDHVHGSKAAEEALTSSSEEKLVSLPVQYTSDDKVYQTEAKQYVEQSKAYQSEAKTLLQNVSTEVCVPVTLVPVQMSDPQGDLVQHTPPSHGILPPQPEQTDYQRATDLSFLEKYTLTPQPANIVHPVRPEQMLDPRDQSYLGTLLGLDTAPTVQNISNNEHS from the exons ATGAAGAAAAGGAGACGGCTCGCTGCAAATCTAAACGAAAAGGTTCATCTTGGCCATGAGAAAGATACTGCAGAACAGATTCTTGTAGTAGACTGTGCACAAGAAATTGTCTCAAAGTCTGCAGAAATAGCTCCTGCAGATCAGCTTGAATCTTCCCAAGAACTTTCACCGTCATCAGAACAAAGAAAGCTCCTAAGCTCATTGCAGTATAACAAAAATCTACTTAAATACTTAAATGACGATAGACAGAAACATCCATCATTTTGTGATTTACTCATAATTGTAGAAGGAAAAGAATTTAGTGCTCACAAAGTTGTAGTGGCTGTTGGGAGTAGTTATTTTCATGCCTGTTTGAGCAAAAATCCAAGCACCGATGTTGTCACGTTAGATCATGTAACTCATTCTGTCTTTCAGCATTTGCTTGAGTTTCTCTACACCTCTGAGTTTTTTgtgtataaaaatgaaattccatTAGTGCTGGAAGCAGCAAAATTTTTAGATATCATAGATGCAGTGAAGTTACTAAATAATGAAAGTGTTTCTAATGTACAGACTGATGTGGTAACTGATGCACCTACACCAGTAGAAACGCTCAATGAACTGACAGGTAAACTATTAAATAGTCATCAGTGCACTTTTTGTGGTCGAAATTTCTGTTATAAGAAGTCCTTAGAAAATCACTTGGCTAAAGCCCACAGATCCCtttcactggaaagaaaacatgGGTTAAAAATGGTTGAGAAGGCCGACTTTTCCACTAGACGTTCTGCAAGAAACCGAAAATGTCCAGCTAAATTTGATAACAGTGACAATGAAAGTGGTGATGCATCTGACAGCAATTTGGAAAAAGTCAGTTCTGACAAGGAAACATCTGACAGAAGCGAGTTTGAAGACAGTGAAAGTGAATGCAATGCTGATGAAGAGGGACAGGAAGAGGAAATGTCAGGTGAAGATTCGGAGTCTGAAGAACAaagtgaaaaagaacagaatgatACTGAAGAGGGTTCTGAGGCAGTTGATTCAGTGGGAAGTATTCCTGAAGGCTTAGCTCCAGTCATCATTCAAAGCAGTAGCAAAAAACTACTGCAGTGTCCCAAGTGTGATAAAAAATTTGATCGAATAG GCAAATATGAGAGCCATACACGTGTCCACACGGGTGAGAAGCCGTTTGAGTGTGATATATGTCATCAGCGCTATTCAACGAAGTCCAACCTGACAGTGCACAAAAAGAAACACTCCAGTGATACTGACTTCCATAAAAAGGAACACAAATGTCCCTACTGCAATAAGCTGCATGCAAGCAAAAAGACTTTAGCGAAGCATGTGAAGAG GTTTCATCCAGAGAATGTACAAGAATTTCTTTCTATCAAGAAGACAAAGAGTGAAGGTTGGAAATGTGAT ATTTGTAAGAAATCTTTCACTCGAAGACCTCATTTAGAAGAGCATATGATCCTTCACTCTCAGGATAAACCCTTTAAGTGTACCTACTGTGAAGAGCACTTTAAATCCCGATTTGCAAGACTGAAACATCAAGAAAAATTCCATCTCG GGCCTTTTCCTTGTGATATTTGTGGCCGCCAATTTAATGATACAGGAAATCTGAAACGCCATATAGAATGTACTcatggaggaaagagaaaatggacATGTTTTATATGCGGAAAATCTGTTAGGGAACG AACAACTTTGAAAGAACATCTGAGAATTCACAGTGGAGAGAAGCCTCATCTTTGCAGTATTTGTGGGCAGAGTTTTCGTCATGGAAGCTCTTACAG ACTTCATCTAAGAGTCCACCATGATGACAAGAGATATGAATGTGAAGAATGTGGGAAAACATTTATTCGGCATGACCATctgacaaaacacaaaaaaatacactcAG GTGAAAAAGCACATCAGTGTGAGGAATGTGGAAAATGTTTTGGCCGTAGAGATCACCTTACCGTTCATTATAAAAGTGTTCATCTAGGAGAAAAAGTTTGGCAGAA atATAAAGCAACATTTCACCAGTGTGAAGTCTGTAAGAAAGTTTTTAAAGGGAAATCAAGTTTGGAAATGCATTTTAGGACACattcag GTGAGAAACCCTACAAATGTCAAATCTGTAATCAGTCTTTTAGAATTAAGAAGACATTAACAAAACACATGGTTATTCATTCAGATGCTCGACCTTTTAATTGCCAACACTGCAATGCAACATTTAAACGAAAAGACAAGCTGAAGTATCATATTGATCATGTTCACGGATCAAAGGCTGCAGAAGAGGCATTGACAtcttcttcagaggaaaagcTAGTCTCCTTACCAGTGCAGTACACCTCTGATGACAAAGTTTACCAAACTGAGGCTAAACAGTATGTGGAACAGTCCAAAGCATATCAATCAGAAGCCAAAACTTTGCTACAGAATGTATCTACAGAAGTATGTGTGCCTGTGACTCTGGTACCAGTTCAGATGTCTGATCCGCAAGGTGATCTAGTACAGCATACTCCTCCGTCACATGGCATTCTTCCTCCACAACCTGAGCAGACAGATTATCAACGAGCAACAGATCTATCATTTCTAGAGAAATATACTCTTACTCCACAACCTGCAAATATTGTTCATCCTGTAAGGCCTGAGCAAATGTTGGATCCTAGAGACCAGTCGTATCTTGGAACTTTACTGGGGCTAGATACAGCTCCTACTGTACAGAATATTTCAAACAATGAACATTCATGA